Proteins from one Bacteroidota bacterium genomic window:
- a CDS encoding SDR family oxidoreductase, whose protein sequence is MNPLKDKIVFITGASSGIGKATAVKFAECGARILICARRNEKVQSLASDLTKQFNIDSYAFQLDVRKQSDVEKALAALPDQWKSISVLLNNAGLSRGLDNIQDAKIEDWDEMIDTNVKGLLYITRAVLPGMIKRNEGHIINIGSVAGHWTYAKGNVYAATKFAVNALSQGMKMDLLGTPIRVTSIDPGLVETDFSIVRFHGDQERAKKVYEGLTPLTPEDIAESIVWAATRPPHVNVNNIILMATDQSSPTMVHRK, encoded by the coding sequence ATGAATCCCCTCAAAGATAAAATCGTTTTTATTACCGGAGCATCATCCGGAATTGGAAAAGCTACTGCGGTTAAATTTGCTGAATGCGGAGCCCGAATCCTCATCTGCGCACGACGGAATGAAAAAGTTCAATCGCTTGCAAGCGATCTTACAAAACAATTCAACATCGATTCATATGCTTTTCAACTTGATGTCAGGAAACAATCCGACGTAGAAAAAGCCTTAGCCGCTCTTCCCGACCAATGGAAAAGTATTTCCGTATTGCTCAATAATGCCGGACTTTCCCGCGGATTGGACAATATACAGGATGCGAAGATTGAAGACTGGGATGAAATGATCGACACAAATGTAAAAGGATTGTTGTACATAACACGTGCAGTGCTTCCGGGAATGATTAAACGGAACGAAGGACATATCATCAATATCGGCTCCGTTGCCGGACATTGGACCTATGCAAAAGGAAATGTTTATGCTGCAACGAAATTCGCGGTGAATGCTCTTTCTCAAGGAATGAAAATGGATCTTCTTGGCACTCCAATCCGCGTAACGTCTATCGATCCCGGATTAGTGGAAACTGATTTCAGTATCGTGCGTTTTCATGGAGATCAAGAACGGGCAAAAAAAGTGTACGAAGGATTAACTCCGCTGACACCGGAAGATATTGCTGAATCGATCGTCTGGGCGGCAACCAGGCCTCCCCATGTGAATGTGAATAATATAATCTTGATGGCGACTGACCAATCCTCGCCGACAATGGTTCATCGAAAATAA